The Microbacterium horticulturae region CCTTGAGGCGGAACAGGCGGTCCCACAGGATGTGCCGCGCCTGCGGGTCGAGTCCGGTGGTCGGCTCGTCGAGCAGCAGGATGCGGGGGTCGTTTATCAGCCCACGCGCAATAGTGAGGCGCCGCTTCATACCGCCGGAAAGCTGGTCGACCTTGTTCTTGGCCTTCTCTTCGAGCTGGGCGAACGCCAGCAGCTCCTCCGCCTTGCGCGCGCACTCACGCCCCGGCATGCCGAAGTAGCGCCCGTACACGTAGAGGTTCTCGCGGGCGTTGAGCTCGCCGTCGAGGTTGTCGTCCTGCGGCACCACGCCCAGGCGCGAGCGGATCTCGGGTCCGTAGCGATTCGGGTCGAGCCCGAGGATCTCGAGCTCGCCCGACGTGCGTGTCGACACTGCGCCGACCATCTTCATGGTCGTCGATTTGCCCGCGCCGTTGGGCCCGAGCAGGCCGAACGACTCTCCCGGAGCGACTTCGAAGCTGAGGTCGTCGACGGCGCGGAAGTCGGGCTTTCCCTTGACCTTGTATGTCTTGACAAGGTTCGCAGCTCGGATCACATCGGCGGGCACCGGACCACTCTAACCAGTGGCGACGCCCCGGGCAGCCGACAGCGTCAGGCTGACACTTTTCGGATCACATCGCAATCCCCTGGCCAAACCCTCTTCACAGAGGGACTCTGACGACATACCCCATCGGAGCGAGGAGGCCTCATGCCACGACTGCGGCCGCGACCCGGACCCAGGACGTCCGACCCCATCCACGCCATCGACCGGATGGTCCGCAACGTCGAAACAGGACGTTTTGAGCGAAGTCTCTCCGGTTTGACCGCGGCGGGCGCGCTGGTCACGGCCGGGGAGATCTTCTTCGAGCACGACAAGGCGAGTTTCGGAAACAAATGGATGTGGGTGCCCGTCGTCCTCGGCCCCGTGGGCGCCGCAGCCGGCATCGCCGGCGTCGCGAGCAAGCGCCTCGCGAAGACCGCCCTGCCCCTGGCATCCCTCACCATCGTCGCGAACGGGCTGCAGGGTGTCTGGCTGCACGCCCGCGGCGTGGGGCAGAAGCCGGGCGGGTGGCGGAACCTGCGGTACAACCTCGAGATGGGCCCGCCGCTGCTGGCGCCGCTGCTGGTCACCCTGGTCGGCGGCATGGGGGTGCTCGCTGCGATCTTGAGGCGGGAGGAATGATGACGCTGCCGCTGGACCCCGAGAGCGGAGGCGGCCGTTTTCCCGGCTTCGATGTGCTCGCCCACGCTGCACAATGGGACCAGGCCACGCAGGCCGTCGTCGCGGCGCGGGCCGGCCGACTGCCGGATCCGCGGTTCTTCACTCCCGATGAAGAGGCGACGGCGCGGGCGCTGTTCGATCAACTGCTCGATCAGCGGGAGGACCCCCGCGTCCCCGTGTTCCAGCTGGTCGACACCCGACTCGCCGAGGAGCAGACCGACGGGTGGCACTACGCCGATCTTCCACCCGATGACGTGGCATGGCGCAACTCCCTCGCGTTCCTCGATGACGATGCCCGGACCCGTTGCGGGCAACGGTTCGCGGAGTGCGCGTGGGACGACCAGTCCGCCATCCTGAACGACATCAACGCACGTGAGGACCAGGACTGGCACGGGTACGCGGCCTCCCGCGTGTGGTCGTTGTGGACGCGGTACGCGTGCACAGCGTTCTACTCCCATCCCTCGGCGTGGGATGAGATCGGCTTCGACGGACCGGCGTATCCGCGCGGATACAAGAACATCGGCGTCGACCGGCTCGAAGGGTTCGAAGTGCACGACGCGCACCCCGAGCTCGGCCCGGCCGCCCCATCTGAACATGCCCAATCAGAACACGCCCCATCTGAACACTCCCGATCAGGACACGCGCCAGACAAGGGAGAACAGCGATGAGCGACGTGCGCGACCGCAACGAGTCCGCCTGGCTGCTCACTCCCGACGGCTCGCGGGAGGAGCCGCGACTGCGTGAGCAGATGCGCACCTTCGCCGACACGGATGAGGTCGACATCGTCATCGTCGGCTGCGGGGCCGGCGGGTCGACCCTCATGCAACGGCTCGCCCGTGCGGGCTGGAGTGTCGTGGCGATGGATGCCGGGCCGTTCTGGCGCCCCGAGAGCGACTGGGTCAGCGACGAGGCGGGCTCGCACCACCTCTATTGGGGTGAGAGCCGTGTGATCGGCGGCACCGACCCGGTACCGCTGGGATCGAACAACTCGGGCCGCGGCGTGGGCGGCTCGATGGTGCACTACGCCGGGTACACGCCGCGGTTCCACCCCAGCGACTTCTCCACCTTCACCGACGACGGCGTGGGTGCGGACTGGCCGCTGGCCTACGACGACCTGAAGCCCTACTACTCCGATATCGAGGGCGAACTGCCGGTCGCAGGCGAGGACTGGCCATGGGGCGATCCCCACTCGTATCCGCATCGGCCCCACCCGGTCTCCGGCAACGGCGAGCTGTTCCAGCGCGGCGCACTCGCGCTGGGCATCACCGCGAAGGTAGGTCCCGTCGCGATCGCCAACGGCCGTTTCGGCCACCGGCCGCATTGCATCTACCGCGGCTTCTGCCTGCAGGGATGCAAGGTCAACGCGAAGGCGTCGCCGCTGGTCACGCACGTTCCCGACGCTCTCGACCACGGCGCCGAGATCCGCGCCGACGCGATGGTCAGCCGGGTCGCCGTCGACGAACGCAGCGGACTGGCGACCGGCGTGCACTACCTGTACCGCGGCAAGGAGCGGTTTCAGCGGGCGCGGATGGTCGCCATCGCGGGGTATTCGATCGAGACCCCGCGGCTTCTCCTCAATTCCGCGTCGACGCGATTCCCCGACGGTCTGTGCAACGACTTCGACCAGGTCGGCCGGTATCTCATGGTGCAGGGCGCCCCGCAGACTGCGGCGCGGTTCGACGAAGAGGTGCGGATGTTCAAGGGCCCGCCGCCCGAGGTCAGCAGCGAGGAGTTCTACGAAACCGACCCGGCGAAGCCGTACAAGCGTGGCTTCTCGATCCAGACCGTCTCGCCCCTGCCGATCACGTGGGCCGAGCACGTCACGGCACAAGGCCACTGGGGCGCCTCGCTCCGCCATCACATGAGCGACTACGTCCATTGGGCATGCCTGGGCGCGCTCTGCGAGTTCCTCCCGCAGGCGAACAACCGCGTGACGCTCGCCGACGAGACCGACCGGTACGGGCTGCCGGTCGCCCGGTTCGACTACTCCCAGTGCGAGAACGACCGGATGCTGTTGGATGCTGCGCGCCATGTCATGGAGGACATCCTCACTGCCGCCGGCGGAAAGGGCGTGATCACGATCAACCGGGCGGCACATCTCGTCGGCGGGGCCCGGATGGCGGCCGACGAGACACAGGGCGTGGTCGATTCGGACGGTGTGAGCTTCGCCGTTCCGAACCTGCTCATCACCGACGGCAGCGTGTTGCCCACGCAAGGCAGTGCGAACCCCGCGCTCACGATCATGGCGGTCGCGGCACGCGCGGCCGACCGCCTGGTGCGCCGCACCTCGTCGGCCCACAGCAGAAGGGCCCTCGCATGACCGGGGGCGGTCCGCGGGTCGATGCGCTCGAGGTGCGCGTCTACACGGTTCCCACGGACGCGCCGGAGGCGGACGGAACGATCTCGTGGTCACAGACGACGATGATCCTGGTGACCGCGCGCTCCGGTGCGACAACCGGTCTGGGCTGGACCTACGCTGCGCCGGCGTGCGGCGCCGTGATCGCCGACACCCTGCGAGACCTCGTGGTGGGCGGATCCGCGCTCGACACGACCGCCCACTTCGACGCGATGACGCACGCGATCCGCAACATCGGGCGTCCCGGAATCGCCGGTTGTGCGCTGTCTGCCGTCGACCTGGCACTGTGGGATCTGAAGGCCCGCGTGCTCGGCGTGCCGCTCTTCCGCCTCCTCGGCGGCGCCGACGACGCTGTCGCGGTCTACGGCAGCGGCGGGTTCACGACCTACTCCCACGAGCAGC contains the following coding sequences:
- a CDS encoding ABC transporter ATP-binding protein, whose product is MPADVIRAANLVKTYKVKGKPDFRAVDDLSFEVAPGESFGLLGPNGAGKSTTMKMVGAVSTRTSGELEILGLDPNRYGPEIRSRLGVVPQDDNLDGELNARENLYVYGRYFGMPGRECARKAEELLAFAQLEEKAKNKVDQLSGGMKRRLTIARGLINDPRILLLDEPTTGLDPQARHILWDRLFRLKERGTTLVLTTHYMDEAEQLCDRLIVVDKGRIMAQGTPSSLIREHSSREVLELRFGSSRNEHVAPQLAGIGDRVEVLPDRILIYASDGEAALDRVTAAGLQPITSLVRRSSLEDVFLRLTGRSLIE
- a CDS encoding gluconate 2-dehydrogenase subunit 3 family protein, which gives rise to MTLPLDPESGGGRFPGFDVLAHAAQWDQATQAVVAARAGRLPDPRFFTPDEEATARALFDQLLDQREDPRVPVFQLVDTRLAEEQTDGWHYADLPPDDVAWRNSLAFLDDDARTRCGQRFAECAWDDQSAILNDINAREDQDWHGYAASRVWSLWTRYACTAFYSHPSAWDEIGFDGPAYPRGYKNIGVDRLEGFEVHDAHPELGPAAPSEHAQSEHAPSEHSRSGHAPDKGEQR
- a CDS encoding GMC family oxidoreductase translates to MSDVRDRNESAWLLTPDGSREEPRLREQMRTFADTDEVDIVIVGCGAGGSTLMQRLARAGWSVVAMDAGPFWRPESDWVSDEAGSHHLYWGESRVIGGTDPVPLGSNNSGRGVGGSMVHYAGYTPRFHPSDFSTFTDDGVGADWPLAYDDLKPYYSDIEGELPVAGEDWPWGDPHSYPHRPHPVSGNGELFQRGALALGITAKVGPVAIANGRFGHRPHCIYRGFCLQGCKVNAKASPLVTHVPDALDHGAEIRADAMVSRVAVDERSGLATGVHYLYRGKERFQRARMVAIAGYSIETPRLLLNSASTRFPDGLCNDFDQVGRYLMVQGAPQTAARFDEEVRMFKGPPPEVSSEEFYETDPAKPYKRGFSIQTVSPLPITWAEHVTAQGHWGASLRHHMSDYVHWACLGALCEFLPQANNRVTLADETDRYGLPVARFDYSQCENDRMLLDAARHVMEDILTAAGGKGVITINRAAHLVGGARMAADETQGVVDSDGVSFAVPNLLITDGSVLPTQGSANPALTIMAVAARAADRLVRRTSSAHSRRALA